The genomic interval GTAAACTTACGATGTGAACGGCGCATCTGCACCAAATCCTTGAAATCTGTCATAGCTCTTTCGTTTTTTTTGATTCTCTGCAAAGGTACAACAAAAAAATGAAATGAAAAGAAAAACTTTAAGAGAAGTCGTTCTCGTTTCAAAGAAAAATTTTATCTTTGTCGTCAAAATCATAAAAAACAGCGCAATTATGTCACAGAAGAGAGTAACACCAGAGCGTATCACGCAACTGGAAGACAATGAAGTTTTTGTGTTCGGCAGTAACTTGGAGGGAGCACACGGCGGAGGCGCAGCACTACAGGCTTGGCAAAAGTTTGGTGCCATCTGGGGACAGGGCGTAGGGCTTCAGGGCCAGAGCTACGGCATACCCACTATGCAGGGCGGCGTTGACACCATCAAGCCCTATGTCGATGAGTTCATCTCCTTTGCCAGACGCCATCCCAAGCTGACATTCCTTGTCACCCGCATAGGTTGTGGCATAGCCGGTTTCACCAACGAAGAGATCTCTCCGCTCTTCAAGGAGGCTCACGGCATAGAGAACATCGTACTGCCACCAGGGTGGTGACAAGTAAGATTTCTTACGAATAATTTTGGATGTTTGGAAAAACTATTTATCTTTGCAGTCCTTAATAAAGGATACGATTATGCTTGAACTCCAAAACAGTATAATGAAACTGTCAAACTTCAAAAAGATGTTTGCACAGAAATATGGTATTACGAAACTCGGTATCTTTGGTTCTGTAGCCAGAAACGAAAATACAGAGAATAGTGATATCGATATTGTTGTTGAAGTTCAAAAGCCTACACTACAATTGATGTACGAGTTGAAAGAAGCACTCAAGCAATTGTTCGGATGTAATGTCGACCTTGTACGTTTCCGTGATTCGCTTCGCCCTTTATTTAAATCAAACATTCAACGCGATGTCATATATGTCTGATAATCAGTTTACCATACACGACAGGCTTAGTTCTATTCTCGAGTCAATTATTCTTATTCAGGAATGGAGTAAAGGGCGGAATACTGTTCACGATTTCATGCTAACCCCTATGGGCGTTATGGCTTTCAATGCTTGCGTCATGCGGATTCAAGTAATAGGCGAACAAGTGGGGTAGCTTCTCAAAAACAATGATAAGCCATTGTCTGACTATCCAAATATTCCATGGAATGCAATTTACGGGATGCGCAACTTCATATCTCACGAATATGCAAATATCGACGAAGAAATCATTGTTTCTACCATCAACGATGATATTCCGCAATTGAAATCAGTAATAGAAGAGCTCTTGAAAGAATACTAAAGGGGTGTGCCCTATCACGTCGGCCCATTATTCTGCTTAAACTATACTGAACTATAGTCAGAGTTATGGTGTAGTATAGTTAGAGCTATGGTGCACCAGCGTCTAAGCTATACCACAGTTTAGTAAGAACTATACCACAGTTTAGCCAGAACCGCATCACAGTTTAGTCAGAATGACACCATAGCGTAGTCAGTACTACACCATAGCTTAATAAGAATTGCAACATGTTTGACAAGAATCTTCAAAGATCAGGCTGACTTTTTGCAGGTTTTGCTAAAGAATCCCTCATCCCTCCCATAATCGCTTGAATCGCCTTTGTATAAAGGGTTTGAGCACGGGAGGGATTTTTTTCATCCCTCCCATAACCCTCCCATTCACCTTCGTCGCCGAATGCTACCCCAAGGGGCACTAAAGCAAATGGAGTCGCCTGCGGCGAGAAATTAAACAAATCTAACCAAATCAAACAGAATATTTTCGACATTAATTATCATGTAATTAATGGTTAAATTAACGGCAATTATATGTTTATGAAATGAAGAAGAACCGAATCTTAGAATGTATGTAAAAAAAATGTGGGGTGATGGGAGGTATGATGGGAGGGGTGACGGGAGGGGTGACGGGAGGGATGAAAATCGAAGAATCCCTTTGATTAAAGGGCTCAGCACCGTTCGATGGGAGGGATGGGGCACTTTTCGTTTATAGTCAACAAAAATCAGAACACGAAATAAAACAGTTCGATGTTCATCAATAAGAATCGCTTATTTTCAAACACGCTTTACTTTCAAAATGTTCCCTTACTGGGAGCTCAGTGTTCCCCTTTTGGGAACCGACAGCGAACACAAATTGGGGACTCCGATTTATCCGAATGAACATAGAGCCGAATCGCGAACTTAGAGGTCGTATCCTCCAATATGGAGAGAACCTAGAAGTAATTACTCCTCAGTCGTTACGAGAGCAAATAAAAGATATTCTCAAAAGACAAATACTGCAATATTCTAACGAGTAATAACAGAAACGTACAAAAATTGAAGCATAACGTGTAATTTCTTTGCTTAAAATTTGGTCTTGTCGAATATTTAGACTAAATTTGCGACAAAAATCCAACGCTATGACATTCGAATCTATTGAAACAAAGATACTTAGTAGTATTAAGAAGCGCGGAAGGGGTAATCTACTTTTTGCATCCGACTTCATTCGATATGGAGAACAGAAATCCGTTAACAAAGCCTTAGAGCGAATGATGAAGGAAGGATTAATTCTGCGTATCAGTCATGGTATTTACTATTATCCAAAAATCGACAAAACGCTTGGATTAGGAGTGCTTTATCCTACCTTGGAAGACATTGCTGAAGGCATTGCCAAACGTGATAAGGCAAGAATCGCGCCTACAGGACTCTATGCACTAAATCGTTTAGGTTTCTCGACCCAAATTCCAATGAATGTAGTGTATCTTACAGATGGTTTTAATCGTAAGATAAAACTTTATAATGGGACACACATACAATTCAAGCGCACTTCTACTAAGAATTTTGCTTTTCATTCTAAACTTGCCATGCTATTGACTTTTGCATACAAAAGTCTGGGAAAGGAGAATGTTACTCCAGAAATAATGAAGCAGTCTAAGAGCTTGCTAGAAAAGGAGAATAGGCAAATTGTAGAACAAGACTATAAATTGATGCCAGCTTGGGTATCCTCAATAATAAAATCGCTCTATGCAGAAGAATAATTACTTTGCGCTGACTACCGTTCAACAACGCACCATATTAGAACAGACAGCCATCAAGAAGGCATTACCCAAACAAGCTATAGAGAAAGACTTGTGGGTGACTACAATTCTACAAATCGTATTCAGCTTGCCTTGTGCAGAAAACTTAGTGTTTAAGGGTGGCACATCCCTCAGTAAAGTTTGGGG from Prevotella sp. E13-27 carries:
- a CDS encoding nucleotidyltransferase family protein — translated: MKLSNFKKMFAQKYGITKLGIFGSVARNENTENSDIDIVVEVQKPTLQLMYELKEALKQLFGCNVDLVRFRDSLRPLFKSNIQRDVIYV
- a CDS encoding DUF86 domain-containing protein is translated as MSDYPNIPWNAIYGMRNFISHEYANIDEEIIVSTINDDIPQLKSVIEELLKEY
- a CDS encoding WYL domain-containing protein; the encoded protein is MNIEPNRELRGRILQYGENLEVITPQSLREQIKDILKRQILQYSNE
- a CDS encoding DUF6088 family protein — its product is MTFESIETKILSSIKKRGRGNLLFASDFIRYGEQKSVNKALERMMKEGLILRISHGIYYYPKIDKTLGLGVLYPTLEDIAEGIAKRDKARIAPTGLYALNRLGFSTQIPMNVVYLTDGFNRKIKLYNGTHIQFKRTSTKNFAFHSKLAMLLTFAYKSLGKENVTPEIMKQSKSLLEKENRQIVEQDYKLMPAWVSSIIKSLYAEE